From Anopheles funestus chromosome 3RL, idAnoFuneDA-416_04, whole genome shotgun sequence, a single genomic window includes:
- the LOC125769672 gene encoding uncharacterized protein K02A2.6-like translates to MDSFCNKICSVAAIPSSIQQQFPAVFSGTGLCTKAQVQLHLKHDCRPVFSPKRPVAYAMQETVDQELDRLEKAGIITPTDYSEWAAPIVVVRKANGTIRICGDYSTGLNSALKSHEHPLPVPEDILAKLAHCEYFSKIDLSDAFLQVEIEEQYRPLLTINTHRGLYLYNRLPPGVKIAPAAFQQIMDAMLAGLKGACGYMDDVVVGGRTSKEHDDHLSRLLHRIQDYGFTIREEKCAFKNKSIEYLGSSTVMD, encoded by the coding sequence ATGGACAGTTTTTGTAACAAGATTTGTAGTGTAGCAGCTATACCCAGTAGCATACAGCAGCAGTTTCCAGCAGTTTTTAGTGGAACGGGGCTATGCACTAAGGCTCAAGTGCAGCTTCATTTAAAGCACGACTGTCGACCAGTTTTCAGCCCAAAAAGACCAGTAGCATACGCGATGCAAGAAACAGTGGACCAGGAGCTAGATCGGTTAGAAAAAGCAGGTATTATTACACCTACCGACTATTCAGAATGGGCAGCTCCAATAGTGGTAGTTCGCAAAGCAAATGGCACCATTCGTATCTGTGGCGACTATTCCACTGGACTAAATTCGGCTCTAAAATCACACGAACATCCACTACCAGTACCGGAAGACATACTCGCAAAATTAGCCCATTGCGAATATTTCAGCAAAATCGATCTTTCGGACGCTTTTCTGCAAGTAGAAATCGAGGAACAGTATCGGCCACTACTAACCATCAACACTCATCGTGGCTTGTATTTATATAACAGACTGCCGCCTGGAGTGAAAATAGCGCCCGCAgcatttcaacaaattatGGACGCTATGTTGGCCGGTTTAAAGGGAGCTTGCGGATACATGGATGATGTGGTAGTTGGAGGCAGAACAAGCAAAGAGCACGACGATCATTTGTCCAGACTACTGCATAGAATACAAGATTATGGGTTCACAATTCGAGAGGAAAAATGTGCcttcaaaaataaaagcatcgaGTATTTGGGATCGTCGACCGTAATGGATTAA